Proteins encoded together in one Synechococcus sp. A15-62 window:
- the dxs gene encoding 1-deoxy-D-xylulose-5-phosphate synthase, whose translation MHLGDLKHPNELHGLSPAQLEDVARQIRERHLQVVSTSGGHLGPGLGVVELTLALYQTLDLDQDRVIWDVGHQAYPHKLITGRFKDFDSLRQQHGVAGYLKRTESDFDHFGAGHASTSISAALGMAMARDNRGESFKCVAVIGDGALTGGMALEAINHAGHLPNTPLLVVLNDNDMSISPPVGALSNVLNRARLSPPMQFLSGSVEESVRHLPFMGGEIPAELNRLKGSMRRLAVPKVGAVFEELGFTYMGPIDGHDIGEMVRTFQAAHREGGPVLVHVVTKKGKGYPYAEADQVGYHAQSAFDLGTGKAIPSSKPKPPSYSKVFGQTLVKLCEQNSRVIGITAAMATGTGLDLLQKAVPDQYVDVGIAEQHAVTLAAGMACEGLRPVVAIYSTFLQRAYDQLIHDVGIQKLPVTFVLDRAGIVGADGPTHQGQYDISYMRAIPNFTVMAPKDEAELQRMLVTCLQHDGPTALRIPRGSGEGVPLMEEGWETLPIGRGELLREGDDLMIVAYGSMVAPALATATLLEEAGLSTTVINARFLRPLDQALIHPLGRRIPRVVTMEEGALPGGFGAAVLESLTDQDINVSMLRIGIPDQLVDHATPQQSKEALGLTPAQMAERILERFRNSSGDLPASASIKALQA comes from the coding sequence ATGCATCTCGGAGATCTGAAGCATCCGAATGAACTGCACGGACTCAGCCCGGCTCAGCTCGAGGATGTGGCTCGGCAGATTCGTGAGCGGCATCTGCAGGTGGTGTCCACCAGTGGTGGTCACCTGGGGCCTGGTCTGGGGGTTGTGGAACTGACCCTGGCGCTGTACCAGACGCTGGATCTCGACCAGGACCGTGTGATCTGGGATGTGGGCCATCAGGCCTACCCCCACAAATTGATCACCGGTCGGTTCAAGGATTTCGATTCCCTGCGTCAGCAGCACGGGGTAGCGGGGTACCTCAAGCGCACTGAGAGCGACTTCGACCACTTCGGAGCGGGCCACGCCAGCACCTCCATCTCAGCGGCGCTGGGCATGGCCATGGCGCGGGACAACCGTGGTGAGTCGTTCAAGTGCGTTGCCGTCATCGGTGATGGAGCCCTGACAGGCGGCATGGCTTTGGAGGCCATCAACCACGCCGGACATCTCCCGAATACACCGCTCTTGGTGGTGCTGAACGACAACGACATGTCGATCTCCCCGCCGGTGGGGGCCCTGTCGAACGTTCTGAACCGTGCGCGGCTTAGCCCGCCGATGCAGTTCCTCTCAGGAAGTGTTGAGGAGAGCGTTCGGCACCTGCCCTTCATGGGTGGCGAGATTCCTGCGGAACTCAACCGTCTCAAGGGCAGCATGCGTCGCCTCGCGGTACCGAAGGTGGGTGCCGTGTTCGAGGAGCTGGGCTTCACCTACATGGGGCCTATCGACGGCCATGACATTGGTGAAATGGTGCGCACCTTCCAGGCGGCCCACCGAGAAGGCGGCCCTGTGCTGGTGCATGTGGTCACCAAGAAGGGCAAGGGCTATCCCTATGCCGAGGCCGATCAGGTGGGCTATCACGCCCAATCGGCCTTTGATCTCGGCACCGGCAAGGCAATCCCGTCATCGAAACCCAAGCCTCCCAGCTACAGCAAGGTGTTTGGGCAGACCCTGGTCAAGCTCTGCGAGCAGAACAGTCGGGTGATCGGCATCACCGCGGCCATGGCTACCGGTACCGGTCTCGACCTGCTTCAGAAGGCCGTTCCTGACCAGTACGTGGACGTCGGCATTGCTGAGCAGCATGCCGTCACCCTGGCGGCGGGCATGGCCTGCGAGGGGTTGCGCCCTGTCGTTGCCATCTACAGCACCTTCCTGCAGCGCGCCTACGACCAGTTGATCCACGACGTGGGCATTCAGAAGTTGCCGGTCACCTTCGTGCTTGATCGCGCCGGCATCGTTGGTGCTGACGGTCCGACCCACCAGGGTCAGTACGACATCAGCTACATGCGGGCCATTCCCAACTTCACAGTGATGGCGCCGAAGGATGAGGCTGAGCTGCAGCGGATGCTGGTGACCTGCCTGCAGCACGACGGGCCCACGGCGCTGCGGATTCCTCGGGGCTCCGGGGAAGGCGTGCCGTTAATGGAAGAGGGTTGGGAAACGCTGCCGATCGGCCGCGGTGAACTGCTGCGGGAAGGCGACGATTTGATGATCGTGGCTTACGGCTCGATGGTGGCGCCGGCCCTTGCGACTGCAACGCTGCTTGAGGAAGCAGGGCTCTCCACCACTGTGATCAATGCCCGCTTCCTGAGGCCCCTGGATCAGGCGCTGATCCATCCCCTGGGGCGACGCATCCCCCGTGTTGTCACCATGGAGGAGGGAGCCCTGCCGGGTGGTTTTGGTGCAGCGGTTCTGGAGTCGTTGACGGATCAGGACATCAACGTGTCGATGCTGCGCATTGGCATCCCTGACCAGCTGGTCGATCACGCCACGCCGCAGCAGAGCAAGGAGGCTCTCGGCCTGACTCCTGCGCAGATGGCTGAACGCATCCTTGAGCGCTTCAGAAACAGCTCGGGTGATCTGCCAGCCAGCGCTTCGATCAAGGCCCTGCAGGCCTGA
- the ilvA gene encoding threonine ammonia-lyase, biosynthetic: MTDYLQRILRARVYDVARETPLDPAPNLSRRLNNTVWLKREDLQPVFSFKLRGAYNRMAQLNADELKRGVIASSAGNHAQGVALSAQRLGCRAVIVMPSTTPEVKVRAVRALGGDVVLHGETYDECSAEAQRRCKADGLTFIHPFDDPEVIAGQGTIGMEIMRQAEQPPNAIYVAVGGGGLIAGIAAYVKRLWPETEVIGVEPVDADALSRSLEQGQRVELEQVGLFADGVAVRKVGEHTFELAQQFVDRMVRVDTDAICAAIKDVFEDTRSILEPAGALAVAGMKQDVAERHLTGRHLVAVACGANMNFDRLRFIAERAELGEEREAMLAVEIPESPGSLRRLCELLRERSLTEFSYRMTDGASAQIFIGVQVSDDNDRASLLSQLERGGFPCLDLSENEFAKVHLRHMVGGRLPASARTACAGECKELLYRFEFPERPGALMSFVDALHPGWSISIFHYRNHGADVGRIVVGVLVPEQEMQGWTEFLNALGYRHWDETNNPAYGLFL, translated from the coding sequence ATGACCGATTACCTGCAGCGGATCCTGCGCGCCCGCGTCTACGACGTGGCGCGGGAAACCCCTTTGGATCCTGCCCCGAATCTGAGCCGCCGCCTGAACAACACGGTCTGGCTGAAGCGTGAGGATCTCCAGCCGGTGTTCTCGTTCAAGCTGCGCGGCGCTTACAACCGCATGGCGCAGCTCAACGCCGACGAGCTCAAGCGGGGTGTGATTGCCTCCAGCGCCGGGAACCACGCCCAGGGCGTCGCCCTGAGTGCCCAGCGGCTCGGCTGTCGGGCGGTAATCGTGATGCCGAGCACCACACCCGAGGTGAAAGTGCGCGCTGTGCGGGCCCTGGGTGGTGACGTGGTTCTCCATGGCGAGACCTACGACGAGTGCTCCGCGGAAGCGCAGCGCCGCTGCAAAGCCGATGGACTCACGTTCATTCACCCCTTCGACGATCCGGAAGTGATCGCAGGCCAGGGCACGATCGGCATGGAGATCATGCGCCAGGCCGAACAGCCACCCAACGCGATCTATGTGGCCGTGGGTGGTGGTGGCCTGATTGCAGGCATCGCCGCCTACGTCAAACGGCTGTGGCCGGAAACGGAGGTGATCGGCGTGGAGCCGGTCGATGCCGATGCCCTGAGCCGCTCCCTCGAGCAGGGCCAGCGGGTGGAACTAGAGCAGGTGGGACTGTTTGCCGATGGCGTCGCCGTGAGAAAGGTGGGCGAACACACCTTTGAGTTGGCCCAGCAGTTCGTCGATCGCATGGTGCGGGTCGACACCGATGCCATCTGCGCCGCGATCAAGGACGTCTTTGAAGACACCCGTTCCATCCTGGAGCCCGCCGGAGCCCTGGCAGTTGCCGGGATGAAACAGGACGTGGCCGAGCGCCATCTGACGGGGCGCCATCTGGTGGCGGTGGCCTGCGGGGCCAACATGAATTTCGACCGCCTGCGCTTCATCGCCGAACGGGCTGAGCTCGGGGAAGAGCGGGAAGCGATGCTGGCCGTGGAGATTCCCGAATCACCCGGCAGCCTGAGGCGGCTCTGCGAACTGCTGCGGGAGCGGAGCCTCACGGAATTCAGCTATCGCATGACCGATGGCGCTTCTGCGCAGATCTTCATCGGTGTGCAGGTGAGCGATGACAACGACCGTGCCTCACTGCTGAGCCAACTGGAGCGTGGGGGCTTTCCCTGCCTCGATCTCAGCGAAAACGAATTTGCCAAGGTTCACTTGCGCCACATGGTGGGGGGTCGTCTGCCGGCTTCAGCGCGCACGGCCTGTGCCGGGGAATGCAAAGAGCTGCTGTACCGCTTCGAATTTCCCGAACGACCGGGCGCCTTGATGAGCTTCGTAGATGCTCTGCACCCCGGCTGGAGCATCAGCATCTTCCACTA